ACGTCAAAATAGGAGATCAACTCAAGATCGGCACCCAGCTCTTTCGCATCGGCTCGGTTGTCGTCAATGAGCCGGATCGTCTCTCAGGCAACTTCGCAGCCGGTCCGCGCGTGCTCATCTCGCGGGAGGGCCTGGACGCAAGCGGACTCCTCGCACCCGGAAGCCACGCCGGACAGCGATATCTCTTCAAGGTCCCTCCGCCCAGCAACGGCGCACCAATATCCGACAAGGCTGTCGCTGACTTGAAAGTCCGCCTGGAAAAGCTCCTTCCAGAGGCACAAATTATCGACTACCGCGAGACCAACCCGGCGCTCACGCAGGGTCTTGACCGTGCCACAAGTCTTCTGTCGCTGATGAGCCTCGTGGCCCTTGTCCTTGGTGCCATTGGCGTCGCTATGGCCATGCGGGCGCACCTGCAGCAGCGTCTCGACACCATCGCAATCATGAAGTCCCTGGGCGCACGCTCAGGCCAGATCATCAAGATCTATCTTTTGCAGACGCTCCTGCTGGGTCTCGCCGGAGGCTTGTTGGGTGTAGCTTTGGGCGTCGCTGTACAGCTCAGCTTTCCCCATCTGCTGGCCAGGCTCATCCACGTCGATACTGAGCTTCATCTCCAGCTACGCACCGTCATCACGGGGCTCGCAGCCGGCCTGCTTACGACTCTTCTCTTCACCCTGCCTCCATTGCTCGATATCCGCGGAGTCCGTCCCATCCTGATTCTTCGCCGGGCAGTGGAAGATAACGACGACCCGTTCGTTACTGCAGCTTGGCGTAAAATCACCAAAAATCTAGCCCAGGTCGCCGCAGCGGTGCTCATTCTCGCCGGACTAGCCGCCATCGCAACCACACTGAGCGATTCACTCGTAGTAGGCGAGGTCTTTTCCTTTGGCCTGGTAGCCGTCCTCGCGGTGCTGTTACTCGCCTCCGTAGCCGTCCTCGCTGGACTCCGCTTCTTCCTCACCAAGACCCGTCTTCATCTGCCGTCCTCACTTCGTCACGGACTGGCAAATCTCTATCGTCCAGGCAATCCCTCTGCCGCGTTGCTGGCTGCTCTCGGGCTTGGTGTGATGCAGATCATGACGGTCTATCTCGTCCAGCAAGCCGTTGTCTCGGAACTTCACGTATCCGCCGCGCCCAACCTTCCCAACGTCTTCCTCATCGATATCACCAACGAAGAGATCAACGGAATTCGCACGCTGCTAAAGACACAGCCCAGCGTCACCGCATCCCCGGAGCTCCTCCCCGTCGTCTCATCGCGCATCGTCGACATCGACGGTGTCCCCGCAAACGAAGCGAAGCTGAAGAACTTCCCCAAGCGAATGCTGCGGTCGATCAACCTCACCTGGTCTGCAGCCTCGCCTCCCGGAACCAAGACGGTGGAGGGGAGCTGGTGGTCCGCAGACGAGAAGCGCCCAGTCGTCGCCGTAGAAAAACGTCAAGCGGACAGGCTGGGCGTTCATGTCGGCTCGCACATCACCTTCGCCGCACAAGACACCCAGTTCGTCGCCACAGTTGTAGCGCTCACCAAATCAGACGGCCAGCACGCCTATTCGCGAGCCGAGTTTATTCTTCCGCAACCGGCCCTCGCTGGGCTGCCGGTCATCTGGTATGGCGGCGTACACGCCGACCCAAATCGCGTCGGCGAACTGCAGCGCGCACTCTACAACTCCTACCCCACCGTCACGGTCATCAACGTAGCCCAGGCCCTCGAAACCGTGCGAGCCGTAGTCCTCCAGATCACGTACGTCATCCAGTTTCTCGCAGCGTTCTCCATCTTCGCCGGCATCGTCATTCTCGCCAGTTCGATCGCCGGAACCCGCTATCGCCGCATTCGCGAGGTCGTCGTCCTCAAAACCCTGGGAGCCACGCGAGCACGCATCGCCACGGTATTTTCCATCGAGTTCGCGGTCCTGGGGCTGGTCGCCGGCGCGGTAGGCATCCTCTTCGCAAACATCATCGCCAGGGTGCTGCTCACAAAACTCACCGTCGCGTACCACTTCCAATGGTTCTGGACCTTCGGCGCGCTCCTCGGAACTGCCGCGCTCACCGTCGCCACCGGCTGGGTAGCAAGCCACCGCATCCTGGGCAGAAAACCGTTGGAAGTCCTTCGCGAAGAGTAACCAAATGGCTTCCGTTTACGTATACGGTTATGACATGATCTTGTAGCAACTTCAGAAATGCGGGTTCTGCGAATGAGGGTGGACAACGAACAACTGCTGCAGCTCCATCAGCAGCGATTTGGTCTTGAGGGCAAGCTCTTCGCCGCTCCGGCTCGAGTCAATCTGATCGGCGAGCACACCGACTACACGGGCGGTCTAGTCATGCCCATGGCGATAGACTTTCGAACCGTCGCCATCCTCAGTCGGACGAACGACCAACGTGCCGTCTTCTACTCGGCAAACTACGACGAAGAAGTCTCCTTTGAAGTTGCCTCACTGGAGTGTGCCCCGAGAGGGCATTGGTCTGACTATCCCGCAGGCGTTCTTTGGTCTCTCCAGCAGCAGGAAATCGCGGTCAGTGGCTTCAAGATGACTCTTGCAGGCGATGTCCCTCTGGGAGCTGGACTAAGCTCTTCTGCCTCCGTCGAAGTAGCGACAGCGCTGGCGCTTTTAGCGCACGCCGGCGCAACCCTTCCCCTCGACAAACTCGCAACCCTCTGCCGCCGAGCCGAAAACGAGTACGTTGGCGCAAAGAGCGGCATTATGGATCAGTTCGTCGTGGCCGGTGCCGTAGCCCATCGAGCGATGCTGCTCGACACCCGTTCCCTCACCTTCGAGCTTCTTCCCTTGCCCGACCAGGTACGTGTAGTCATCTGCAACTCCATGGTGAAACATGCCGTGGCCACCGGAGAATATGGAGACCGTCGCGACGAGGTCGAGTCTGGCCAGGCCGTCCTGCAACACGAGCGACACATAAAGCTGCTTCGAGATGCGACACTAAGTGATCTCGAAGCCTGCAAAAGCAAGATGTCCGCCGCCAGCTTCGCGCGATGCAAACACATCATCACAGAAAATCAACGCGTATTGGATGCTCGGGAGGCGCTGTTGCACGACGATATGAAGCAGTTCGGAAGCATAATGGTTGAGGCTCACAGGAGCATGCGCGACGACTTTGCCGCAAGCTGCGAAGAGGTCGATGCACTGGTTGAGATCGCCACCCGGCAGCCAGGGTGTTTCGGCGCTCGCATCACCGGCGGCGGATTTGGGGGATGCACCGTGAATATGATTCGCGCAGAGGTCGCGGAGCAATTCGTCGCAACCTTGAAGCGCGAGTACGCCGCAAAGACCGGAATCACCGCAGAATGTTTCATCAGTGCGCCGTCCGACGGAGCGCTCGCCATGGCAGCAACCGGCGGTGTCCAGTGATTCCTCTAGCGCAGCAAAACCCTCACCGGCGATTCAATCCCCTCAAACGCGAGTGGGTTCTAGTCTCTCCCCATCGCACGCAGCGTCCCTGGCAAGGGCAAACCGAGACGAAGACCACAGAGGTCGCACTGACCTACGATCCAACCTGCTATCTCTGTCCGGGAAACGTACGCGCAGGCGGAGTGCGAACCGACAAATACATCAGCACCTACGTCTTCGAAAACGACTTCGCCGCGTTGAAGCCGGACACCCCGCAGTTCTCGAGCGATGAAGGCAGCAAAGGCCTGCTGCTCGCAGAAGGCGAGAGCGGAGTATGCCGTGTCATCTGCTTCTCCCCGCGCCACGACCTCACGCTGGCCAAGATGTCAGTACCTGAAATTCGCGCCGTCGTCGACGTATGGAGCGAGCAGTACGCAGAGCTCGGCACACGCGACGACGTGAACTACGTGCAGATCTTTGAAAACCGCGGAGCCATGATGGGGGCCAGCAATCCGCATCCGCACGGACAGCTGTGGGCCAGCCGTTCGATCCCCGATGAAGTAGTTTCAGAGCTTGCCGGCCAGCGCGAATACCTCACAAAAAACAATGCTGTTCTCTTATGCGAGTATCAGAAACTGGAAGAGTCGCTGGGCGAGCGTATCGTCTCACAGAACGAGAGCTTCCTCGCAGTCGTTCCGTTCTGGGCCGTGTGGCCTTTCGAAGTGATGATCCTGCCGCGCCGCCACGTCAGCACCCTGCAGGCATTCACCGACACGGAGCGATCAGACTTCGCGGCCATCCTGCACGCAGTCACCGCAACCTACGATCAGGTCTTTGACACCCCATTCCCCTACTCCATGGGTCTGCATCCTGCTCCATGCGACGGGGAGGAACATCCAGAGTGGCAGTTTCACGCCCACTTTTACCCACCTCTGCTCAGGTCGGCCACCATCCGAAAGTTCATGGTTGGCTACGAACTCCTAGGCTCTCCGCAGCGGGACATCACACCCGAATCCGCTGCCGAGACCCTTCGTCAAGCGAGTCTGCGTGCTCTCTGAGAAATGATGTGAACACTTGCAGCGAACAACTGCTGCTATTTGACTGGAAAGAAGACACAACGGTTTAGTGAGTAGACACAAAGGCGCATACGTCTTTCGCCATGTTCTTCAAATTCTTTGCTGACGAGGTGTAGCGAACGGTCCCTTGTTGGTCGGTGATCGTTGACGAACCCGGCTCTGTGTCCAAGATGTAGTCGGCTTTAGGTCTGGACTGCGTGAAGGACACGGCAGGGCATCTCTCAATGAACTCTGTGATGACTGCGGGTGAGGAATGATAGTCGCCGTCTAGGGCCTTCGTTTTGACCCCGTAGAACGTTCCTTTGCCGCCTTGGACAACCTTGTCCACGACGAAAACTGTATGAGTGGCCGCAAAAGCGGTCGCTTGAGACCACAACAAGGCTGCTAGAAGACCGACTTTCATTGCACCTCTCCCTCAAAAATCTATGGTAAAGCGTATTAGGGCTCGATACTTCGCACGTTTCGATTTCGTGCGTCTCAAGCGACGAAAATCCCTTACACATAGCCTTGGCGGCCTTCACGGGATGCGACGGGAAACTTCTCGGACTCCGCTGGAAAGATATCGATCTCAACGGCAAGAGGCTATATCTGCCCAACGTTGCTTGATCCTCCCGGAGCAGAGTTGACGACCTGCACAGGGAACACCCAGCGCCCCGAAAATACTTGGATCGACCGCAACTTGGGTCGACACGCTACCTGCGGCTGTTATGGGCAACAAGGTTATCTCAGAAGAATCCGCTGGGAGATGATTCGTGGACGTGGAGCATTCGCACCAATGTTACTGGTCTCCAGCAGAACTTCAAACGGCAGTATATTGCCCTTAGAGTCGAAGATCTTGCTCAACAGCGGCGCCGAAGCATCGCTGAAAAGATAGTCTGCTGCAGCCTCTGTGCCAGCCATGTTGATTCCCTCAATCAGAAGAACGTGGCCTGTGCCATCCAGATTTGGAGTAACGACAATCAGACCGAACGTGCTGCGTGCGGCGTCGCTCTGGTTCGTCTCGTAATACTCCCTCTCACCCGGCAGAGGGTGAAGATTGTGAATGACGACGTCGTTGACCTTTGGCTGATGTTCGAACTGAAAGTTCAGGTCTCTTTGAAAGAGATCCACCCAGGGATTGGAATCGAAGGACCCTAGCAGGATGACGTTGGACTGTTTCAGATCATCCAGCGTTACCTCGCGCGCATATCGCACTTTGAACCGGTTCTTCACTACTGCTGGAAGCTGAGAGATAGCTGAGACAACATCCAGATCCACGACACTGGTATAGCGCCGTCCACCCAGTTCGTTCACCATCGCTGAATCTATACCGGAGGTGGTGGAAGTATGCTTCTGATACTCTCCGGCTGCGTACTCTGCCAGGGGGATCCTTCTATTGGTCAGATCCTGGTAGATCACCAGCCCGCTGTCGGCCGGTACCAGCAGTGTGTCCCGTGTCGGCGAGAAGAAGACGCTCCAGAACCGGTCCGAAACACTCTGCGGCGGCGACGCAAGATGGATGTCACGCGCCACTACGAAGAGGAGAGCCATAAACAACGCAGCACATAAGGCTCTGAGCCGCCAGACTTGCCGACCTGGCAACACCTGGTCCTTCACCGCCCGATCGACTCTCTCTTCCGATTGTTGTTGCGATGAGTCGACCCCGACGACTCCGATCAATCCCGTCTGCACAGGTTGCGGTCTGCTCTCGCCGACGGCTTTCCCATCTTCAATAAAAATAGGCACATAGCCGCCCCGCGGAACAGCGATGCGGATCGTCTCATCGATGCCTTCGCTGCTGAAGTACTCATCGAGTCTTTGCCGCAGCAGACGCGCGTAGTTGCGCACAATATTGTCTTCGCCGGGGTTGTATCCCTGTGGACGTCGAAAGACGTGTTCGCCGATCAACTGCTCGGTGATCTCGCAGGTCTGATCGAGCAGGTGCTTCTCGCAGATATAGAGGATGAAGCTGATCAAAAACTTGGATTTGGCGAATCCTTTGCTTGCGGCGACTCGCCTAGCGACGCCCCAGCGCGGATCCTTTTCAAGCCGCACAAGATGGTCTGCAACCGCCGTTCCTGACAGGCGTTCCGCTTTGGCGGACCCTCGACCCGTGCTTATCAAAACGTCTTCCACTGTCCTTAGTAGACATCGACAGAGCTGGCTTTTTGTTACTCCTTTATGAATCCCCAAAATATATGAGATATCAAAAGTTACGACAGCATCAAATTATCGTTGGTGCCTTCCTGTAAGCAATTTATTTTCCGTCAGATGAGAGTTACCACCTCCGCGTGTACTCCATCCTTTACACCGTGGATCCCCCTGACGAAGAACCTGGAGGCAGAGGAAGATCAAAGTCTCAACGAAGAACAGAATCAATGGACCGGCGGCCAGTGCCAAATGCTATCTCCGGTTCCGTACCATCGGCCAACCTCCTCTCAGACCGTCTCAGAAGGATGTAAGACAAGATGACGAATTTTCGAGCGGCACTTTCCCTGATGATCATGCTTCCACTGAGCGTCCTCGCACAGAAAAATACCGTTTCTGAGCAGGATCAAACGCTGCGTATCAATCAGATTCAGGTGATCGGCAGTCATAACAGCTACCACTCTGGCATCGCCCCCAGCGAACGCAAGCTCATCGAGCAACAGAACCCGAAGGCGATGCGCGCGCTTGATTATGCTCATGCTCCCCTGGCCGATCAACTGACCGGCGGCGTGCGTCAGCTCGAGATCGACATCTACGCCGATTCGAAGGGTGGTCGCTACTCGCATCCAGCCATCGTCGGCAAAGTCGCAGAAGCGGGACTTCCAGCCGATCCCGACTTCGATCCGCAACACGAGATGGACAAGCCCGGCTTCAAAGTGATGCACGTCATGGATGTCGACCAGCGCAGCTCCTGCCACACCTTCATCGCCTGCCTCACGACAATTCGCGGCTGGTCGCAACAGCATCCGCAGCATCTCCCCATCTTCATCCTGGTCGAAACCAAGCAGGGCCGCGAAGGATCAGCCCCACAAGCGCACACGCCGGAGCCGTTTACCTCCGAGACCTTCGACGCGCTCGACGCCGAGATCCGTTCCGTCTTCTCCTCCGACGAGATGATCGCGCCAGATCAGGTTCGTGGCAGCTACGACACGCTGCTCGAAGCCGTTCAATCCACCAGCCCTGCTTCATCGGCTTCCAGCAAGAAGACCGGTGGATGGCCAACGCTCTCAGACTCTCGCGGCAAGGTTATCTTTCTTATGGACCAACGCAACGTGGGCCCGGTTTACATACAGGGACATGCCTCCCTTCGTGGCCGCCTCATCTTCACCAACGCCGCACCTGGTTCACCAGACGCAGCCTTCACCGAAGAAAACGATGGGACGAAGGCCGAGATCGACGTCCTGGCCCGCCAGGGATATCTCATCCGCACCCGGACCGACGACGGCACGGAAGCTGCCCGCACCAACGACCACACCCGAGCCGACATCGCTCTCTCCAGCGGCGCACAGATGTTAAGCACAGACTACCCATCCTCCGAGCCCTCGCGTTGGACTGGATTCTTCGTAGGCCTCCCGCATGGCCTGGCCGCTCGCTGCAATCCAATCACCGCGCCACCCGGATGCGTCGACTCGCTGCTTGAGCCCTCAATGAAATAAGACCCTGAATTTAGCAGACTGTTCGCCTTCCGCCCTCCCGCGCCCTCTGAAAGGCTGCTCCCTAACGCTCCAATTCAACAGACTCTTACGCTCTCGCCAGGAGGCACGTGTGCCAGTAACGCAACCTGCATCATCCGCTCCTAACGAATCAACTCCTTCAATGTTGACGAGGTGTGCAGTCAATCTCCCCCGTCTCTGCCGTCTGCTGTTTATTGCACTGCTCATCGGTATCGCGGCCATCAGCTCTGCGACCCTGCTCGCGCAGTCCGACAACTCCTCGATCGCCGGCGTCGTCACCGATCCCTCCGGCGCAGCCGTCGGTGCAGCAGCAATCACCGTAATCAGCGAGCAGACCGGCGCCGAACACCAGACCATCAGCAACAAATCCGGCTTCTACACCATCGCTGGCCTTGCACCGGGCAAATACACCGTCAAGGTGGTGTCGCCGGGCTTTGACACCGTTACCAGAACGAACAACAACCTCGACCCAGCGATCCCTGCAACGGTCAACGTCTCTCTCGTCGTCGGCAAAGATAACGAGTCGATCGAAATCACCG
The nucleotide sequence above comes from Tunturibacter empetritectus. Encoded proteins:
- the galK gene encoding galactokinase, whose protein sequence is MRVDNEQLLQLHQQRFGLEGKLFAAPARVNLIGEHTDYTGGLVMPMAIDFRTVAILSRTNDQRAVFYSANYDEEVSFEVASLECAPRGHWSDYPAGVLWSLQQQEIAVSGFKMTLAGDVPLGAGLSSSASVEVATALALLAHAGATLPLDKLATLCRRAENEYVGAKSGIMDQFVVAGAVAHRAMLLDTRSLTFELLPLPDQVRVVICNSMVKHAVATGEYGDRRDEVESGQAVLQHERHIKLLRDATLSDLEACKSKMSAASFARCKHIITENQRVLDAREALLHDDMKQFGSIMVEAHRSMRDDFAASCEEVDALVEIATRQPGCFGARITGGGFGGCTVNMIRAEVAEQFVATLKREYAAKTGITAECFISAPSDGALAMAATGGVQ
- a CDS encoding ABC transporter permease encodes the protein MATLSYRSAAKIAAREMHSSRGKFFFVILSVAIGVAALTGVRGFSSSFRSTLLNRARSIMAADLSARMFQQPTPDQQKALDEIAATGVEITPVTELLSMASSAKTLDPLLVSLKSVDPAKYPFYGQVELAPSAQLKTVLDANTVAVADDLLVRLNVKIGDQLKIGTQLFRIGSVVVNEPDRLSGNFAAGPRVLISREGLDASGLLAPGSHAGQRYLFKVPPPSNGAPISDKAVADLKVRLEKLLPEAQIIDYRETNPALTQGLDRATSLLSLMSLVALVLGAIGVAMAMRAHLQQRLDTIAIMKSLGARSGQIIKIYLLQTLLLGLAGGLLGVALGVAVQLSFPHLLARLIHVDTELHLQLRTVITGLAAGLLTTLLFTLPPLLDIRGVRPILILRRAVEDNDDPFVTAAWRKITKNLAQVAAAVLILAGLAAIATTLSDSLVVGEVFSFGLVAVLAVLLLASVAVLAGLRFFLTKTRLHLPSSLRHGLANLYRPGNPSAALLAALGLGVMQIMTVYLVQQAVVSELHVSAAPNLPNVFLIDITNEEINGIRTLLKTQPSVTASPELLPVVSSRIVDIDGVPANEAKLKNFPKRMLRSINLTWSAASPPGTKTVEGSWWSADEKRPVVAVEKRQADRLGVHVGSHITFAAQDTQFVATVVALTKSDGQHAYSRAEFILPQPALAGLPVIWYGGVHADPNRVGELQRALYNSYPTVTVINVAQALETVRAVVLQITYVIQFLAAFSIFAGIVILASSIAGTRYRRIREVVVLKTLGATRARIATVFSIEFAVLGLVAGAVGILFANIIARVLLTKLTVAYHFQWFWTFGALLGTAALTVATGWVASHRILGRKPLEVLREE
- a CDS encoding phosphatidylinositol-specific phospholipase C1-like protein is translated as MTNFRAALSLMIMLPLSVLAQKNTVSEQDQTLRINQIQVIGSHNSYHSGIAPSERKLIEQQNPKAMRALDYAHAPLADQLTGGVRQLEIDIYADSKGGRYSHPAIVGKVAEAGLPADPDFDPQHEMDKPGFKVMHVMDVDQRSSCHTFIACLTTIRGWSQQHPQHLPIFILVETKQGREGSAPQAHTPEPFTSETFDALDAEIRSVFSSDEMIAPDQVRGSYDTLLEAVQSTSPASSASSKKTGGWPTLSDSRGKVIFLMDQRNVGPVYIQGHASLRGRLIFTNAAPGSPDAAFTEENDGTKAEIDVLARQGYLIRTRTDDGTEAARTNDHTRADIALSSGAQMLSTDYPSSEPSRWTGFFVGLPHGLAARCNPITAPPGCVDSLLEPSMK
- a CDS encoding UDP-glucose--hexose-1-phosphate uridylyltransferase, which encodes MIPLAQQNPHRRFNPLKREWVLVSPHRTQRPWQGQTETKTTEVALTYDPTCYLCPGNVRAGGVRTDKYISTYVFENDFAALKPDTPQFSSDEGSKGLLLAEGESGVCRVICFSPRHDLTLAKMSVPEIRAVVDVWSEQYAELGTRDDVNYVQIFENRGAMMGASNPHPHGQLWASRSIPDEVVSELAGQREYLTKNNAVLLCEYQKLEESLGERIVSQNESFLAVVPFWAVWPFEVMILPRRHVSTLQAFTDTERSDFAAILHAVTATYDQVFDTPFPYSMGLHPAPCDGEEHPEWQFHAHFYPPLLRSATIRKFMVGYELLGSPQRDITPESAAETLRQASLRAL